In the genome of Bradyrhizobium arachidis, one region contains:
- a CDS encoding thiamine pyrophosphate-dependent enzyme translates to MTTLTGGEAIVSGLVAHGVDTVFGLPGAQIYGLFDAFHQAQLKVIGARHEQACGYMAFGYARASGRPGVFSVVPGPGVLNASAALLTAYGCNEPVLCVTGQVPTQFLGKGRGHLHEMPDQLATLRTYVKWADRVETPGNAPTTVARAFQEMTSGRRGPASVEMPWDVFTQRADTCAAQVLEPLPAPLPDPDTIKQAAALIKASKAPMIFVGSGAIDAGAEILELAEMIDAPVVAFRSGRGIVSNAHELGLTMAAAYRLWPNTDLMIGIGTRLELPTMSRWPYRPDGLKCIRIDIDPVEMRRFISDIAIVADARAATADLAAAVSKAGYSKTAGRRAAIREATAAAQADIQRVQPQMAYLNILREVLPANAIVTDELSQVGFASWYGFPIYEPRTFITSGYQGTLGSGFPTALGAKVANPDKPVVAITGDGGFMFGVQELATAVQFNIGVVTLVFNNNAYGNVRRDQRERFDGRVVASDLVNPDFVKLAESFGVAAARVTAPEQFKAAMEKALSHGGPYLISVEVTRDSEVSPWAFIHPPKP, encoded by the coding sequence ATGACCACCCTCACCGGCGGCGAAGCGATCGTCAGCGGCCTTGTCGCTCACGGGGTCGACACCGTGTTCGGCCTGCCCGGCGCGCAGATCTACGGCCTGTTCGACGCATTCCACCAGGCCCAGCTCAAGGTGATCGGCGCGCGGCACGAGCAGGCCTGCGGCTACATGGCGTTCGGATATGCGCGCGCAAGCGGCCGGCCCGGGGTGTTCAGCGTGGTGCCCGGCCCCGGCGTGCTCAACGCCAGCGCGGCGCTGCTCACCGCCTATGGCTGCAACGAGCCGGTGCTGTGCGTCACCGGCCAGGTGCCGACGCAGTTCCTCGGCAAGGGCCGCGGCCATCTGCACGAGATGCCGGACCAGCTCGCGACCTTGCGCACCTATGTGAAATGGGCCGACCGCGTCGAGACGCCCGGCAACGCGCCGACCACGGTGGCGCGCGCCTTCCAGGAGATGACCTCAGGCCGGCGCGGCCCTGCCTCGGTCGAAATGCCCTGGGACGTCTTCACCCAGCGCGCCGACACCTGTGCCGCACAGGTGCTGGAGCCGCTGCCCGCGCCGCTGCCTGATCCCGACACGATCAAGCAGGCGGCCGCGCTGATCAAGGCCAGCAAGGCGCCGATGATCTTCGTCGGCAGCGGCGCGATCGATGCGGGCGCGGAGATCCTCGAGCTCGCCGAGATGATCGATGCGCCTGTGGTCGCCTTCCGCAGCGGCCGCGGCATCGTCTCCAATGCGCATGAGCTCGGCCTCACCATGGCCGCCGCCTACAGGCTGTGGCCGAACACAGACTTGATGATCGGCATCGGCACGCGGCTGGAGCTGCCGACCATGTCGCGCTGGCCGTACCGGCCCGACGGGTTGAAGTGCATCCGGATCGACATCGATCCCGTCGAGATGCGGCGCTTCATCTCCGACATCGCCATCGTCGCCGATGCCAGGGCCGCCACTGCCGATCTCGCCGCCGCCGTCAGCAAGGCCGGCTACAGCAAGACCGCCGGCCGCCGTGCCGCGATCCGTGAGGCCACTGCCGCCGCGCAAGCCGATATCCAGCGCGTCCAGCCGCAGATGGCGTATCTCAACATCCTGCGTGAGGTGCTGCCGGCGAACGCGATCGTCACCGATGAATTGTCGCAGGTCGGCTTTGCCTCCTGGTACGGCTTTCCGATCTATGAGCCGCGCACCTTCATCACGTCGGGCTATCAGGGCACGCTCGGCTCGGGCTTCCCGACCGCACTTGGCGCCAAGGTCGCCAATCCCGACAAGCCGGTCGTCGCGATCACCGGCGATGGCGGCTTCATGTTCGGCGTGCAGGAGCTTGCCACCGCCGTGCAGTTCAACATCGGCGTGGTGACGCTGGTGTTCAACAACAACGCCTATGGCAATGTCCGCCGCGACCAGCGCGAACGTTTTGACGGCCGCGTGGTGGCGTCGGATTTGGTCAATCCGGATTTCGTCAAGCTCGCGGAGTCCTTTGGTGTGGCGGCGGCGCGTGTGACGGCGCCGGAGCAGTTCAAGGCGGCGATGGAGAAGGCGCTTAGCCACGGTGGGCCGTATCTAATCTCGGTCGAGGTGACCAGGGATTCGGAAGTGAGCCCGTGGGCGTTCATTCATCCGCCGAAGCCGTAG
- a CDS encoding fumarylacetoacetate hydrolase family protein — translation MKLPRLTTYSVKGDVSYGAVLEGGIVDLSARYARDYPTLREVIAAGKLASLAEEAASRAPDHALGDITWLPPIPAPEKIICIGVNYPDRNAEYKDGQDAPKYPSMFMRSPRSFVGHDTPLVRPRASHQLDYEGEIVLVIGKPGRHIAESAALDHIAALTLCNEGSVRDWLRHAKFNVTQGKNFDSSGSLGPWLVPYAKESQIADIRLTTHVNGELRQDDRTSRLMFPFRYLISYISTFATLVPGDVIVTGTPTGAGARFEPPRYLKPGDVIEVAAEGIGSLRNGVVDEA, via the coding sequence ATGAAACTCCCTCGCCTCACCACCTATTCCGTCAAGGGTGATGTCAGCTACGGCGCCGTCCTGGAGGGCGGCATCGTCGATCTCTCCGCGCGCTACGCAAGAGACTATCCGACGCTGCGCGAGGTGATCGCGGCCGGAAAGCTCGCAAGCCTTGCGGAAGAAGCCGCCAGCCGCGCGCCGGATCACGCGCTCGGCGATATCACCTGGCTGCCGCCGATCCCTGCACCGGAAAAGATCATCTGCATCGGCGTCAACTATCCTGATCGCAACGCCGAGTACAAGGACGGGCAGGACGCGCCGAAATATCCGAGCATGTTCATGCGCTCGCCCCGCTCCTTCGTCGGCCACGACACGCCGCTGGTGCGTCCGCGCGCCTCACACCAGCTCGACTATGAAGGCGAGATCGTGCTGGTGATCGGCAAGCCCGGGCGGCACATTGCGGAAAGCGCCGCGCTCGACCACATCGCCGCGCTGACGCTCTGCAACGAAGGCTCGGTGCGCGATTGGCTCCGCCACGCCAAATTCAACGTCACGCAGGGCAAGAATTTTGATTCCAGCGGCAGCCTAGGGCCGTGGCTCGTGCCTTACGCAAAGGAATCCCAGATCGCCGACATCCGCCTCACCACGCATGTCAACGGCGAGCTGCGCCAGGACGACCGCACCAGCCGACTGATGTTTCCGTTCCGCTACCTCATCAGCTATATCTCGACCTTCGCAACGCTCGTTCCCGGTGACGTCATTGTGACAGGCACGCCGACCGGCGCCGGTGCACGGTTCGAACCGCCGCGTTACCTCAAGCCGGGCGACGTGATTGAGGTCGCGGCCGAGGGCATCGGCTCTTTACGTAACGGTGTCGTCGACGAAGCCTGA
- the hpaD gene encoding 3,4-dihydroxyphenylacetate 2,3-dioxygenase: MPVPQHIFEPPFNIIRSSHVVLDVTDLKLSREFYELTVGMHVEDADDKVVYLRAAEEHQHHSLVLRKAAVPACNRLGFKVGNEKDLDKAAAFLSENGLAYAFADQPFQGRTLQFTDPFGFQIELYASMDRRPHLLRRYDLYRGCHPQRLDHFNVFAAEVQDTVDFYARLGFRLTEYAEEDGPNGRIAAAWMHRKGNVHDFAITNGKGPRLHHFAYWTPTAMNIIHLCDVMASQGFVKNIERGPGRHGISNAFFLYVRDPDGHRLELYTSDYFTGDHDHEPLRWSLRDPRRQTLWGAPAPRSWFEQGSPFTDQAVREPKFVADVLVAD; encoded by the coding sequence ATGCCCGTACCGCAACACATCTTCGAGCCGCCGTTCAACATCATCCGCTCCAGCCACGTCGTGCTCGACGTCACCGATCTGAAGCTGAGCCGCGAGTTCTACGAGTTGACCGTCGGCATGCATGTCGAGGACGCCGACGACAAGGTCGTCTACCTGCGTGCCGCCGAGGAGCATCAGCATCATTCGCTGGTGCTGCGGAAAGCGGCCGTGCCGGCCTGCAACCGGCTCGGCTTCAAGGTCGGCAACGAGAAGGACCTCGACAAGGCCGCCGCCTTCCTCTCCGAGAACGGCCTCGCTTATGCCTTCGCCGATCAGCCCTTCCAGGGCCGCACGCTGCAGTTCACCGATCCCTTCGGCTTCCAGATCGAGCTCTACGCGTCGATGGACCGCCGGCCGCATCTCTTGCGCCGCTACGATCTCTACCGCGGTTGCCACCCGCAGCGGCTCGACCATTTCAACGTCTTCGCCGCCGAGGTGCAGGACACCGTCGATTTCTATGCGCGGCTCGGCTTCCGCCTGACCGAATACGCCGAAGAGGACGGGCCGAACGGCCGCATCGCCGCGGCCTGGATGCATCGCAAGGGCAACGTCCACGATTTTGCGATCACCAATGGCAAGGGCCCACGCCTGCACCACTTCGCCTATTGGACACCGACGGCGATGAACATCATCCATCTCTGCGACGTCATGGCTTCGCAAGGCTTCGTGAAGAACATCGAGCGCGGCCCCGGACGCCACGGCATCTCGAACGCGTTCTTCCTCTACGTGCGCGATCCCGATGGCCACCGCCTCGAGCTCTACACCAGCGACTATTTTACGGGCGATCACGACCATGAGCCGCTGCGCTGGTCGCTGCGCGATCCGCGCCGTCAGACGCTGTGGGGCGCACCCGCGCCCCGCTCCTGGTTCGAGCAGGGCTCGCCGTTCACGGATCAGGCCGTGCGCGAGCCGAAGTTCGTGGCCGACGTGCTGGTGGCGGACTGA
- the hpaE gene encoding 5-carboxymethyl-2-hydroxymuconate semialdehyde dehydrogenase translates to MDKPIPKADVFQANRDRVAPLLKKLRADGIGHMIDGKIVPSILGETFETKSPVDGAVLASVARGNAEDIDAAATAAALAFKSWRDMGPAMRRKLLHRVADAIEDNAEDIAVLECIDTGQAYRFMAKAAIRAAENFRFFADKCAEARDGLNTPSDEHWNISTRVPIGPVGVITPWNTPFMLSTWKIAPALAAGCTVVHKPAEWSPVTASILAKLVKEAGVPDGVLNTVHGFGEEAGKALTEHPAIKAIGFVGESATGSAIMVQGAPTLKRVHFELGGKNPVIVFDDADLDRALDAVVFMIYSLNGERCTSSSRLLIQQSIADKFVEKLTARVKALRVGHPLDPATEIGPLIHERHLAKVCSYFDVARQDGATIAVGGKAYDGPGGGHYVEPTLVTGAHGKMRVAQEEVFGPFLTVLPFKDEKDAIEIANDIRYGLTGYVWTNDVGRALRVADALEAGMIWLNSENVRHLPTPFGGMKASGIGRDGGDYSFDFYMETKHVSLARGTHKIQKLGI, encoded by the coding sequence ATGGATAAGCCCATCCCGAAAGCCGATGTGTTCCAGGCCAATCGCGACCGCGTCGCGCCGCTCTTGAAGAAGCTGCGGGCCGACGGCATCGGCCACATGATCGACGGCAAGATCGTGCCTTCGATCTTGGGCGAGACGTTCGAGACCAAGTCGCCGGTCGATGGCGCTGTGCTCGCCAGCGTCGCGCGCGGCAATGCCGAGGACATCGATGCAGCCGCGACCGCCGCCGCCCTCGCCTTCAAGTCCTGGCGCGACATGGGGCCGGCGATGCGGCGCAAGCTGCTGCATCGTGTCGCCGACGCGATCGAGGACAACGCCGAAGACATCGCGGTGCTCGAATGCATCGACACCGGGCAGGCCTATCGCTTCATGGCGAAGGCCGCGATCCGCGCCGCCGAGAATTTCCGCTTCTTCGCCGACAAATGCGCCGAGGCGCGCGACGGCCTCAACACGCCGAGCGACGAGCACTGGAATATCTCGACCCGCGTGCCGATCGGCCCGGTCGGCGTGATCACGCCCTGGAATACGCCATTCATGCTCTCGACCTGGAAGATCGCCCCGGCGCTGGCCGCCGGCTGCACCGTCGTGCACAAGCCGGCCGAATGGTCGCCGGTGACGGCCTCCATCCTGGCGAAGCTGGTCAAGGAAGCCGGCGTGCCCGACGGCGTCCTCAACACCGTCCACGGCTTTGGCGAGGAGGCCGGCAAGGCGCTGACCGAGCATCCCGCCATCAAGGCGATCGGCTTCGTCGGCGAGAGCGCGACGGGCTCCGCCATCATGGTTCAGGGCGCGCCGACGCTGAAGCGCGTGCATTTCGAGCTCGGCGGCAAGAACCCCGTCATCGTCTTCGACGACGCCGATCTCGATCGCGCGCTCGATGCCGTCGTGTTCATGATCTACTCGCTCAACGGCGAGCGCTGCACCTCGTCCAGCCGCCTGCTGATCCAGCAGAGCATCGCCGACAAGTTCGTGGAGAAGCTGACCGCGCGCGTGAAGGCGCTGAGGGTCGGCCATCCCCTCGATCCCGCCACCGAGATCGGGCCGCTGATCCACGAGCGCCATCTCGCAAAGGTCTGCTCCTATTTCGACGTCGCGCGCCAGGATGGTGCGACGATCGCGGTCGGCGGCAAGGCCTATGACGGCCCCGGCGGCGGGCATTATGTCGAGCCGACGCTGGTGACCGGCGCGCACGGCAAGATGCGCGTGGCGCAGGAAGAAGTGTTCGGCCCCTTCCTCACCGTGCTGCCGTTCAAGGACGAAAAGGACGCGATCGAGATCGCCAACGACATCCGCTATGGCCTTACCGGCTATGTCTGGACCAACGACGTCGGCCGCGCATTGCGCGTCGCGGACGCGCTGGAGGCCGGCATGATCTGGCTGAACTCGGAAAACGTCCGCCACCTGCCGACGCCGTTCGGCGGCATGAAGGCCTCGGGCATCGGCCGCGACGGCGGCGATTACTCGTTCGACTTCTACATGGAGACCAAGCACGTCTCGCTGGCGCGGGGCACGCACAAGATTCAGAAGCTGGGAATTTGA
- a CDS encoding 5-carboxymethyl-2-hydroxymuconate Delta-isomerase: MPHFTIEYSANLDRRLDIAAVCEVVRKAAVETGIFPLGGIRVRAIKCEHYAIADARQDYGFLDMVLRIGEGRDLPARQKAGEHVFQALSKHLDPVFAASKFALSFDMQINDKDTSWKRNNIHDALKVEAAHG; this comes from the coding sequence ATGCCGCATTTCACGATCGAATATTCGGCCAATCTCGATCGCCGCCTCGACATCGCAGCGGTCTGCGAGGTCGTGCGCAAGGCCGCGGTCGAGACCGGCATCTTCCCGCTCGGCGGCATCCGCGTCCGCGCGATCAAATGCGAGCACTACGCGATTGCGGATGCGCGGCAGGATTACGGCTTTCTCGACATGGTGCTGCGCATCGGCGAGGGCCGGGATCTGCCGGCCCGGCAGAAAGCCGGCGAGCACGTGTTTCAGGCGCTTTCGAAGCATCTCGATCCCGTCTTCGCCGCCAGCAAGTTCGCCCTGTCGTTCGACATGCAGATCAACGACAAGGACACCAGCTGGAAGCGCAACAACATCCACGACGCCCTGAAAGTGGAGGCCGCACATGGATAA
- the hpaH gene encoding 2-oxo-hept-4-ene-1,7-dioate hydratase, whose protein sequence is MALSNDDIQACASRLHQAEKTRTQIRQLSQDFPEITITDAYAIQKAWVDVKIAEGRIVKGHKIGLTSKAMQSALSIDEPDSGVLFDDMFFADGGLVPTERFIATRVEAELAFVMSKRLSGPNCTMFDVLNATDFVVPALEILDTRIERVDPKTKATRKIFDTIADNAANAGIVLGGRPIRPLDADLRWVGALCFKNGQLEETGLAAGVLNHPATAVAWLANKIAPLGLALEPGQVVLAGSFIRPIETRKGDTIQADYGAYGSVSCYFA, encoded by the coding sequence ATGGCGCTTTCCAACGACGATATCCAAGCTTGCGCAAGCCGTCTGCACCAGGCGGAGAAGACCCGCACGCAGATCCGGCAGCTCTCGCAGGATTTTCCCGAGATCACCATCACCGACGCCTACGCGATTCAGAAGGCCTGGGTCGACGTCAAGATCGCGGAGGGGCGCATCGTCAAAGGCCACAAGATCGGCCTGACCTCGAAGGCGATGCAGAGCGCGCTTAGCATCGACGAGCCGGATTCCGGCGTGCTGTTCGACGACATGTTCTTCGCTGATGGTGGCTTGGTTCCGACCGAGCGCTTCATCGCGACGCGTGTCGAGGCCGAGCTCGCCTTCGTCATGAGCAAGCGGCTTTCGGGGCCCAACTGCACGATGTTCGACGTGCTCAACGCCACCGACTTCGTGGTGCCGGCGCTGGAGATTTTGGACACGCGGATCGAGCGCGTCGATCCCAAGACCAAGGCAACGCGCAAGATCTTCGACACCATCGCCGACAATGCGGCGAATGCCGGCATCGTGCTCGGCGGACGGCCGATCCGTCCGCTCGACGCAGACCTGCGCTGGGTTGGCGCGCTGTGTTTCAAGAACGGCCAGCTCGAGGAGACCGGCCTTGCCGCCGGCGTGCTCAATCATCCCGCAACGGCCGTTGCGTGGCTTGCGAACAAGATCGCGCCGCTTGGCCTTGCACTAGAGCCGGGGCAGGTCGTGCTCGCCGGCTCGTTCATCCGCCCGATCGAGACCCGCAAGGGCGACACAATTCAAGCCGATTATGGCGCCTACGGCTCTGTCAGCTGCTACTTCGCCTGA
- the hpaR gene encoding homoprotocatechuate degradation operon regulator HpaR, protein MTKRPGDPANGGTPAARQVPMRDFSRSLPMSLLRAREAVMRQFRPSLREHGLTEQQWRILRALAAIEAVEVTELARTAFLLGPSLSRILRDLEARHLIERKTAKNDQRRSMVSISKEGVKLMASVAPTSEAIYAEITRRFGAHKLAELQDMLGELETCLASTDARDDFTDET, encoded by the coding sequence ATGACGAAGAGACCGGGTGATCCGGCAAACGGTGGTACGCCTGCCGCGCGGCAGGTGCCGATGCGCGACTTCTCGCGCTCGCTGCCGATGTCGCTCTTGCGGGCGCGCGAGGCCGTGATGCGGCAGTTTCGCCCCTCGCTGCGGGAACACGGCCTCACCGAGCAGCAATGGCGCATCCTGCGCGCGCTCGCGGCCATCGAGGCGGTCGAGGTCACGGAACTCGCGCGCACCGCGTTCCTGCTCGGGCCGAGCCTGTCGCGCATCCTGCGCGATCTCGAGGCGCGCCATCTGATCGAGCGCAAGACCGCGAAGAACGACCAGCGCCGCAGCATGGTCTCGATCTCGAAGGAGGGCGTGAAACTGATGGCCTCCGTCGCGCCGACGTCGGAAGCGATCTATGCCGAGATCACGCGGCGCTTCGGCGCCCACAAGCTCGCCGAATTGCAGGACATGCTCGGCGAGTTGGAAACGTGCCTCGCTTCCACGGATGCGCGTGACGATTTCACGGACGAAACGTAG
- a CDS encoding ABC transporter substrate-binding protein: MKLTRRDFTAGIAAGIAAPYLIKSAHAQSATIKIGMCAPVTGPAAESGGYAIKGAKLALEAVNKAGGILGKQGELIVEDDQTTNPGIVLAFSKLAAQSDIVGFLGSIRSTQVHAMAPDVIKLGKPVMIGGTDPNLTHMGNQWLFRCRPNDSYSGRVIAEYGVNTLAKKKWAVLHSTDAFGTAGGKALTEALTKLGAPPVLDQGYANQSQDFTPVVLAIKQSGADILGSYFTFENDLGIFARQLRQLGVNIPWVGSPSIVNITALKLAGPALYNTYGVADYAEDSSEGSKAFGKIYRDAVKVAPDNQSSWTFDAINVLAQGINKAGTTEPGKVREAILAIKKFAGAEGEYNFDQNGDGLHGYNIVKNDKGKIVFDKHIEFND, encoded by the coding sequence ATGAAACTGACGCGACGCGACTTCACTGCCGGAATTGCTGCCGGCATTGCCGCGCCCTACCTCATCAAGAGCGCACATGCGCAGAGCGCCACCATCAAGATCGGCATGTGCGCGCCCGTCACGGGTCCGGCCGCTGAATCCGGCGGTTACGCCATCAAGGGCGCCAAGCTCGCGCTCGAAGCCGTCAACAAGGCCGGCGGTATCCTGGGCAAGCAGGGCGAACTGATCGTCGAGGACGACCAGACCACCAATCCCGGCATCGTGCTCGCGTTCTCCAAGCTCGCCGCGCAGTCCGACATCGTCGGCTTCCTCGGCTCGATCCGTTCGACCCAGGTGCACGCGATGGCACCCGACGTGATCAAGCTCGGCAAGCCCGTGATGATCGGCGGTACCGATCCGAATCTCACCCACATGGGCAATCAGTGGCTGTTCCGCTGCCGTCCCAATGACAGCTATTCCGGCCGCGTCATCGCCGAATACGGCGTCAATACGCTCGCCAAGAAGAAATGGGCCGTGCTGCACTCGACCGATGCGTTCGGCACCGCGGGCGGCAAGGCGCTGACTGAAGCGCTGACCAAGCTGGGCGCGCCGCCCGTGCTCGATCAAGGCTATGCCAACCAGAGCCAGGACTTCACCCCGGTCGTGCTTGCCATCAAGCAGTCGGGCGCCGACATCCTCGGTTCCTACTTCACCTTCGAGAACGATCTCGGCATCTTCGCCCGTCAGCTCCGTCAACTCGGCGTGAACATCCCGTGGGTTGGTTCTCCCTCGATCGTCAACATCACTGCGCTGAAGCTCGCAGGTCCCGCGCTCTACAACACCTATGGCGTCGCCGACTATGCCGAGGATTCCAGCGAAGGCTCGAAGGCGTTCGGCAAGATCTACCGCGACGCGGTCAAGGTTGCGCCCGACAACCAGAGCTCCTGGACTTTCGACGCCATCAACGTGCTCGCGCAGGGCATCAACAAGGCCGGTACAACCGAGCCCGGCAAGGTTCGCGAAGCCATCCTCGCGATCAAGAAGTTCGCCGGCGCCGAGGGCGAATACAATTTCGACCAGAACGGCGATGGTCTTCACGGCTACAACATCGTGAAGAACGACAAGGGCAAGATCGTCTTCGACAAGCACATCGAGTTCAACGACTGA
- a CDS encoding branched-chain amino acid ABC transporter permease, translated as MDLALQLLFTGIGIGAVYALVALGFVLIFRATNVVNFAQGEFSMVAAYLMVVAIEAGLPYWAAFIVALLGMALLGVIFNLGVYYPLRHRTYLPVIIATIGASILLANSVLAIYGPQPQVLEGWFETPGIQVGPVYLDSQYLLIIGVTICLVIFNFWFFEKTLLGKKLQATSQDKEMASLLGISVSTMIMITFIYSAVLGGLAGILVAPVLFVSIQMGSTIALKAFAATIIGGFGDVAGAIIGGLALGVIETFGAAYVSVPYKDGFAFLVLIAFLIFRPQGIFGERVAEKA; from the coding sequence ATGGATCTCGCCCTACAACTCCTGTTTACCGGCATCGGTATCGGTGCCGTCTACGCGCTGGTTGCGCTCGGCTTCGTGCTGATCTTCCGTGCCACCAACGTGGTGAACTTCGCCCAGGGCGAATTCTCCATGGTCGCCGCCTATCTGATGGTCGTCGCGATCGAAGCCGGTCTGCCCTATTGGGCGGCCTTCATCGTCGCGCTGCTCGGCATGGCGCTGCTTGGTGTCATCTTCAATCTCGGCGTCTACTATCCGCTGCGCCACCGCACCTATCTGCCCGTGATCATCGCCACCATCGGCGCCTCGATCCTGCTGGCGAACTCCGTGCTCGCGATCTACGGCCCTCAGCCCCAGGTCCTGGAAGGCTGGTTTGAGACGCCGGGCATTCAGGTCGGGCCGGTCTATCTCGACAGTCAGTATCTCCTGATCATCGGCGTCACGATTTGTCTCGTGATCTTCAATTTCTGGTTCTTCGAGAAGACGCTGCTCGGCAAGAAGCTGCAGGCGACCTCGCAGGACAAGGAGATGGCCTCGCTGCTCGGCATCTCCGTCTCCACGATGATCATGATCACTTTCATCTATTCGGCCGTGCTCGGCGGTCTCGCCGGCATTCTCGTCGCGCCGGTGCTGTTCGTCTCGATCCAGATGGGCTCGACCATCGCGCTGAAGGCGTTCGCGGCCACCATCATCGGCGGCTTCGGCGATGTCGCCGGCGCCATCATCGGCGGCCTTGCGCTCGGCGTGATCGAGACGTTTGGGGCCGCCTATGTCTCGGTGCCCTACAAGGACGGCTTCGCCTTCCTGGTGCTGATCGCCTTCCTGATCTTCCGGCCGCAGGGCATCTTCGGCGAACGCGTGGCGGAAAAAGCATGA
- a CDS encoding branched-chain amino acid ABC transporter ATP-binding protein/permease, with amino-acid sequence MSAPSDNMPIPAPAIHSKPLLVRHLPYFIGAAIIVALAATMRFDGYVHNILLQATTFSIAVFGLSVVLGLCGQINLAQAAFFGLGAYAVGIGTTDLHVSFWVCLVGGCLISLLAGAFLGMSTLRLGGHYLAMVTISFQQIVTLVMINAIWLTHGPDGVPNIKRPELFQSSQSYLAFCVAMLAIVGYLVWHLADTKLGRAMRAVRDNELAAGVNGIDVFRTKIYAFALCALLGGLAGGLFAGGFAYVSPDQFSFAESIVFLTMSLLGGVASPIGSAIGTGLLILIPEWLRFLKSVPGLYLAIYGLFVILIIRFMPDGIWGFVADAFTRWRAKTKAPPAAAALQLKPATVGGDTVLEVTGLSKHFGGLKAVDGVDIAVKRGGVHALIGPNGSGKTTTLNVLSGLYEATSGRIVLDGTDITHMPPHQRTAAGLGRTFQNIRLFRSMTALENVEIGAERPGNTMVGKGDDALTERAMEALTFVGLGNRANELISSFSYGHQRLIEIARALASNPTLLLLDEPAAGLNSTEKLELHELLKRIAAQGLTILIIDHDMTLVSEAAQHITVLNFGRRIADGESMAVLRHPDVVSAYLGSE; translated from the coding sequence ATGAGCGCCCCCAGCGACAACATGCCGATTCCGGCGCCCGCCATCCACTCGAAGCCGCTGCTGGTCCGGCATCTGCCGTACTTCATCGGCGCCGCGATCATCGTCGCGCTCGCCGCGACCATGCGCTTCGACGGATATGTCCACAACATCCTGCTGCAGGCCACCACGTTCTCGATCGCGGTGTTCGGCCTCTCGGTCGTGCTCGGCCTGTGCGGCCAGATCAATCTGGCGCAGGCCGCGTTCTTCGGGCTCGGCGCCTACGCGGTCGGCATCGGCACGACGGACCTGCATGTCAGCTTCTGGGTCTGTCTCGTCGGCGGCTGCCTGATCTCGCTGCTGGCCGGCGCGTTCCTCGGCATGTCGACCTTGCGGCTCGGCGGTCATTATCTTGCGATGGTGACGATCTCGTTCCAGCAGATCGTCACGCTGGTGATGATCAACGCGATCTGGCTGACGCACGGTCCCGACGGCGTTCCCAACATCAAGCGCCCGGAGCTGTTCCAGTCGTCGCAGAGCTATCTCGCCTTCTGCGTCGCGATGCTGGCGATCGTCGGTTATCTGGTCTGGCATCTCGCCGATACCAAGCTTGGCCGCGCCATGCGCGCGGTGCGCGACAACGAGCTGGCGGCCGGCGTCAACGGCATCGACGTCTTCCGCACCAAGATCTACGCCTTTGCGCTCTGCGCATTGCTCGGCGGTCTCGCGGGCGGCCTGTTCGCCGGCGGCTTTGCCTATGTCAGCCCCGATCAGTTCTCGTTTGCGGAATCGATCGTGTTCCTGACCATGTCGCTGCTCGGCGGCGTTGCTTCGCCGATCGGCTCGGCCATCGGCACGGGTCTTCTGATCCTGATCCCGGAATGGTTGCGTTTCCTCAAGAGCGTGCCAGGGCTGTACCTCGCGATTTACGGCCTGTTCGTGATCCTGATCATCCGCTTCATGCCCGACGGCATCTGGGGCTTCGTCGCCGATGCTTTCACGCGCTGGCGCGCCAAAACCAAGGCGCCGCCCGCTGCGGCCGCGCTGCAGTTGAAGCCGGCAACGGTCGGCGGCGACACGGTGTTGGAAGTCACCGGCCTGTCGAAGCATTTCGGTGGCCTCAAGGCCGTCGATGGCGTCGATATCGCCGTGAAGCGCGGCGGCGTGCACGCGCTGATCGGGCCGAACGGCTCGGGCAAGACCACCACGCTCAACGTGCTTTCGGGCCTCTATGAAGCGACGTCAGGCAGGATCGTGCTCGACGGCACCGATATCACCCACATGCCGCCGCATCAGCGCACGGCCGCAGGTCTCGGCCGCACCTTCCAGAACATCCGCCTGTTCCGTTCGATGACCGCGCTGGAGAATGTTGAGATCGGCGCGGAGCGGCCCGGCAATACCATGGTCGGGAAGGGCGATGACGCTCTCACCGAGCGTGCGATGGAGGCGCTGACCTTCGTCGGTCTCGGCAACCGTGCCAACGAGCTGATCTCGAGCTTCTCTTACGGCCATCAGCGCCTGATCGAGATCGCGCGTGCGCTGGCCTCGAACCCGACGCTGCTGCTGCTCGACGAGCCCGCGGCCGGCCTCAATTCGACCGAGAAGCTGGAGCTGCACGAGCTGCTCAAGCGGATCGCCGCGCAGGGACTGACCATTCTGATCATCGATCACGACATGACGCTGGTCTCGGAAGCGGCCCAGCACATCACCGTGCTCAACTTCGGACGCCGCATCGCGGACGGCGAATCCATGGCCGTGCTGCGTCATCCCGACGTCGTCTCCGCCTATCTCGGGAGCGAATGA